A window of the Hevea brasiliensis isolate MT/VB/25A 57/8 chromosome 6, ASM3005281v1, whole genome shotgun sequence genome harbors these coding sequences:
- the LOC110663848 gene encoding cucurbitadienol 11-hydroxylase — MLTIGLFLVGLLLTYYMYWINKWRNPKCNGILPPGSMGFPLIGETLQLLTTSYSLDLHPFIKKRVQRYGPIFRSNVAGRPIVVSTDPEFNHYILGQEERLVEIWYLDTFSKLFLSESRINSAGYIHKYIRSFFLSNFGSENLKEQLLPQIEDMINKTLRSWSNQPSVDVKYFASVAVCDFTAKIFFSYDAEKLPEKLSETFAKFIEGLISFPLNIPGTAYHQCLQDHRKAMSILKKIIVERRNTVEKRGADVLDRCLNDMEKEKFLTDDFICMLMFGGLFASSESISSITTLMFKFLSAHPEVVQELKAEHVKILKNKKGSDPSSITWEQYKSMTFTHQVINETLRLGNVVPGLLRKAIKDFQFKGYTIPANWTIMMVTSACQINPDVYKDPLVFNPWRWKDIGSAILSKNFTPFGKGTRQCAGAEFSKVTLSVFLHVLVTKYRWTMIKEAEVRRDPILGFGDGIQIKLVEN; from the exons ATGTTGACAATAGGATTGTTCTTGGTAGGATTACTGTTGACATACTATATGTACTGGATTAACAAATGGAGGAACCCGAAATGCAATGGTATTCTGCCCCCAGGTTCCATGGGATTTCCTCTTATTGGAGAGACCCTTCAGCTGTTAACTACTAGCTATTCTCTTGATCTTCATCCATTCATCAAAAAGAGAGTTCAAAG ATATGGACCTATATTCCGAAGTAACGTGGCCGGTCGACCGATTGTAGTTTCAACTGATCCTGAATTCAACCATTACATCTTGGGTCAAGAAGAGAGATTAGTAGAAATATGGTATTTGGACACATTTTCAAAGCTTTTTTTAAGTGAATCAAGAATTAATTCTGCTGGTTATATTCATAAGTACATAAGAAGCTTTTTCTTGAGTAATTTTGGCTCGGAGAACCTTAAGGAACAGTTGCTTCCTCAAATAGAAGATATGATTAACAAAACTCTTCGCTCATGGTCGAATCAACCATCAGTGGATGTAAAATATTTTGCTTCTGTG GCAGTTTGCGATTTTACAGCGAAGATTTTCTTCAGTTATGATGCTGAAAAATTACCTGAAAAGCTTAGCGAGACCTTTGCTAAATTTATAGAAGGTCTTATATCATTTCCCTTGAATATTCCTGGTACTGCATACCACCAATGTCTTCAG GACCACCGGAAAGCCATGAGCATTTTGAAAAAGATTATTGTAGAGAGACGCAACACTGTTGAGAAGCGTGGAGCAGATGTCCTCGATCGGTGCCTGAATGATATGGAAAAGGAGAAGTTCCTGACAGATGATTTTATATGCATGCTTATGTTTGGGGGTCTGTTTGCCAGCTCCGAGTCAATTTCATCAATCACAACACTAATGTTCAAGTTCCTTTCAGCCCATCCAGAAGTAGTTCAAGAGTTGAAG GCTGAGCATGTCAAAATTCTCAAAAATAAAAAAGGTTCAGATCCCTCATCAATCACATGGGAACAATATAAATCAATGACTTTTACCCATCAG GTCATCAACGAAACTCTTAGGCTGGGAAACGTTGTACCAGGGCTATTGCGAAAAGCGATTAAAGATTTTCAATTCAAAG GATATACTATTCCTGCTAACTGGACGATAATGATGGTCACTTCTGCTTGTCAAATAAATCCTGATGTATACAAGGATCCACTTGTGTTTAATCCCTGGCGCTGGAAG GACATTGGCTCTGCAATCTTGTCTAAGAATTTCACACCTTTTGGCAAAGGAACAAGACAGTGTGCTGGAGCAGAGTTCAGTAAAGTGACATTGTCTGTATTCCTCCATGTCTTGGTCACCAAATATAG GTGGACAATGATCAAGGAAGCTGAGGTTAGAAGAGATCCTATATTAGGATTCGGGGATGGCATACAGATTAAACTAGTTGAGAACTAG
- the LOC131180657 gene encoding uncharacterized protein LOC131180657 codes for MASSGYSAPPSPVFSGEGYSIWAIKMKPYLKAFDLWEVTETGRQPRPLREDPTLAQIKAHSEECAKGFKALSCIHASVSEVIFTRIMACEIAKEDWDLLKAKFQGSALSKQMSVLNLRREFEVLKMKESETLKEYTDRLMTVVNKIKLLGEDLSDKRVVEKVLVSLPDRFEPKISSLEDSKDLSKITLPELISSLQAIEQRRIIREEDASEEAFVAKQKGKQVMEVKKDSKERDNKGKQPESGSEAVKKGRFPPCPTCKRTNHLEKDCWQKNRSKQQDDHLFMASQSLKQVDKLTWIIDSGYTSHMARNEDLFTSLDIISEN; via the exons ATGGCTTCAAGTGGATATTCTGCTCCACCTTCTCCTGTATTTTCTGGAGAAGGTTACTCTATTTGGGCTATCAAGATGAAGCCTTATCTTAAAGCCTTTGATCTGTGGGAAGTGACTGAAACAGGTAGGCAACCAAGACCTTTGAGGGAGGATCCTACTCTTGCACAGATAAAAGCTCATAGTGAGGAGTGTGCTAAAGGTTTCAAGGCCTTGTCATGCATTCATGCTTCTGTTTCTGAGGTGATTTTCACCAGAATTATGGCATGTGAGATAGCAAAGGAAGATTGGGATTTACTTAAAGCTAAGTTTCAAGGAAGTGCACTCTCAAAGCAAATGTCAGTGCTGAATTTGAGGAGGGAATTTGAGGTTTTAAAGATGAAAGAATCTGAAACTCTTAAAGAGTATACAGATAGATTAATGACTGTGGTCAACAAAATTAAGTTGTTGGGTGAAGATTTATCAGATAAAAGGGTTGTGGAGAAAGTTCTTGTCAGCCTACCTGACAGATTTGAACCCAAAATCTCATCTTTGGAAGATTCAAAGGATTTGAGCAAAATCACCTTACCTGAACTTATAAGTTCCTTGCAAGCCATTGAGCAAAGAAGAATAATTAGAGAAGAAGATGCTTCTGAGGAGGCATTTGTTGCCAAACAGAAAGGAAAGCAAGTAATGGAGGTTAAGAAAGATTCAAAAGAGAGAGACAACAAAGGGAAGCAACCTGAAAGTGGAAGTGAAGCTGTCAAGAAGGGCAGATTTCCACCTTGTCCTACTTGTAAAAGAACAAATCATCTGGAGAAGGATTGTTGGCAAAAGAATCGT TCCAAGCAGCAAGATGATCATTTATTCATGGCTTCACAGTCACTTAAACAAGTAGACAAACTCACATGGATCATTGATAGTGGTTATACAAGTCACATGGCCAGAAATGAGGATCTTTTTACTTCTCTAGACATTATCAGTGAGAACTAA